The proteins below come from a single Eucalyptus grandis isolate ANBG69807.140 chromosome 3, ASM1654582v1, whole genome shotgun sequence genomic window:
- the LOC104440038 gene encoding nuclear transcription factor Y subunit A-9-like translates to MALNSSLTGEIGQAYPLVGVPHAKLPLPLDLAQGPIYVNAKQYHGILRRRQERAKAELTRKLIKGKKPYLHESRHLHAMRRARAVGRSFAKKGDINASNDAAEEKGTNSCPASSSQSDNSVGSDPLTPEFSEIQNSSDVGLDFQEI, encoded by the exons ATGGCACTTAATTCCTCCTTGACTGGGGAA ATTGGGCAGGCTTATCCTCTTGTCGGTGTTCCTCATGCTAAATTGCCTCTGCCCCTTGACCTGGCACAAGGTCCTATTTATGTAAATGCTAAGCAGTATCATGGGATTTTGAGACGAAGACAAGAGCGTGCTAAAGCAGAGCTTACAAGAAAGCTGATCAAAGGCAAAAAG CCGTATCTTCATGAGTCGCGGCACCTGCATGCCATGAGAAGAGCCAGGGCCGTTGGACGGTCGTTTGCTAAAAAAGGGGATATCAATGCTTCGAATGATGCAGCTGAAGAGAAAGGCACGAACTCTTGTCCGGCTTCATCTTCCCAATCTGACAATTCAGTGGGCTCTGACCCTTTGACACCTGAATTTTCTGAAATCCAGAATTCATCTGACGTCGGTTTGGATTTTCAAGAAATCTGA
- the LOC104439993 gene encoding disease resistance protein RUN1-like, which produces MKGKSVTGHLIGLEDRVKQLTELLDVNHQDARLIGIHGKGGIGKTTIAKNIFNKLSSHFGKCCSFLENIRESFLTKEGILQLQRKLLSDIVGFGSAEQLMDSEQAIRRIGDTLSTKNVLLVLDDVDKKEHIKKLIGVYSLHSGSRIIITTRNKIVLNVKGLKDEILCYEMLKMDDAPALRLFCQHAFGREFPFDIYHGLSNKIVSIMRGLPLAIEVIGSLLNGKDEAFWKEMLDRLREVPEEDIMETLRISFDNLDKYQQQIFLDIACFFYNENKADAIYMWADCQLYPIRGLKVLIDRCLIKILDNDNIWMHDQLIELGRRIVRQESPFNLGKRSRLWITQEALEIIRTKKRKDEIQALKIFRSADPIEITNEEFERLKNLRFLELHWGTYVGDFATCHSNLRWFSWHSPQDFRATNMYLDRLVVCKLNTIDFKDDSKAWDLIKRAQNLKVLSITRCSSITTIPDFSKCSCLERLTLADCFNLERIESFIGDLVSLIELKIEECGGLTELPKELGALVKLKHFSLSGCRGLRELPSSLGNLTSLTELDLSGTNIAKPPRMPLLRHAQEIPPDASDFKSKSDKTEGGEKAIAWWTSKECKQEMEQFLKQSLLPLLRMPSCVGL; this is translated from the exons ATGAAAGGAAAATCAGTGACTGGACATTTAATTGGACTTGAGGATCGGGTAAAACAATTGACAGAGTTATTAGATGTCAACCATCAGGATGCGCGGCTCATTGGAATTCACGGAAAGGGTGGTATCGGTAAAACGACCATTGCCAAAAACATCTTCAATAAACTATCTTCCCACTTTGGAAAGTGTTGTAGCTTCCTTGAGAACATACGAGAAAGCTTCTTGACCAAGGAGGGCATACTCCAGTTACAAAGGAAATTATTGTCTGACATTGTTGGTTTTGGATCTGCAGAACAATTAATGGATAGCGAGCAAGCAATAAGGAGGATTGGAGACACACTTAGCACTAAGAATGTCCTTTTAGTTCTGGATGATGTTGATAAAAAAGAGCATATTAAGAAACTAATAGGAGTTTATTCATTACATTCAGGGTCTAGGATAATCATTAcaacaagaaacaaaattgTTTTGAATGTTAAGGGACTTAAAGATGAAATTCTATGCTATGAGATGCTAAAGATGGATGATGCTCCTGCGCTTCGCCTTTTTTGTCAGCATGCCTTTGGTAGAGAATTTCCTTTCGACATTTATCATGGGCTTTCAAATAAAATTGTCTCAATTATGAGAGGGCTCCCTTTGGCTATAGAAGTAATAGGTTCATTACTTAATGGTAAAGATGAAGCATTTTGGAAAGAGATGTTGGATAGGTTAAGGGAAGTACCTGAGGAAGACATCATGGAGACGTTGAGGATTAGCTTTGATAACCTGGACAAATATCagcaacaaatttttcttgatatagcaTGCTTCTTCTACAATGAGAATAAGGCTGATGCAATTTACATGTGGGCTGATTGTCAATTGTATCCCATAAGAGGACTAAAAGTTCTTATCGATAGGTGCTTGATAAAGATATTGGACAATGATAACAtctggatgcatgatcaacttatAGAATTGGGAAGGCGTATTGTCCGTCAAGAAAGTCCATTCAATCTAGGAAAGCGTAGTAGGTTGTGGATTACACAAGAGGCCCTTGAAATCATAAGAACCAAAAAG AGGAAGGATGAGATTCAAGCTCTTAAGATATTTAGATCTGCTGACCCCATAGAGATTACCAATGAAGAGTTTGAAAGGTTAAAAAATCTAAGATTCCTCGAGCTACACTGGGGAACTTATGTTGGGGATTTTGCGACGTGccattcaaatttgagatggtTTTCTTGGCATTCTCCTCAGGACTTTAGGGCAACCAATATGTATTTGGATCGTCTTGTTGTTTGTAAACTCAACACTATTGACTTCAAGGATGATTCAAAAGCATGGGACTTGATTAAG AGGGCACAAAATTTAAAAGTTCTATCTATTACTCGGTGTTCTAGCATAACAACAATCCCAGACTTCTCCAAATGCTCGTGTTTAGAGAGGTTGACTCTTGCGGACTGCTTCAATCTAGAGAGAATTGAGAGCTTCATAGGAGATCTAGTGTCGTTGATTGAATTAAAGATTGAAGAGTGCGGTGGTCTTACTGAATTGCCTAAAGAATTGGGGGCATTGGTGAAGCTTAAGCACTTTTCATTGTCGGGATGTAGAGGGTTGAGAGAACTTCCTAGTTCACTTGGAAATTTAACCTCATTAACAGAGTTGGACTTATCAGGTACCAACATTGCTAAACCTCCTAGAATGCCTTTGTTGCGTCATGCACAGGAGATTCCTCCGGATGCATCTGACTTTAAATCCAAGTCAGACAAG ACCGAAGGCGGTGAAAAGGCCATAGCTTGGTGGACGAGCAAAGAATGCAAACAAGAAATGGAACAG TTCCTAAAgcaatctctccttcctcttttgAGGATGCCATCTTGTGTTGGACTTTAA
- the LOC120291879 gene encoding toll/interleukin-1 receptor-like protein has translation MANSEAGTSSDVARVSGGEYQVLLSFRGSDTRHGFTDFLYHGLVDAGVCVFKEDDELPIDKVIGENLLHVINNSMLYIPIFSQTYASSKRCLQELALIVENVSKSEGQKSIIPIFLDVEPEDVKLRTPLYSTAFEKHNEDFPQEAEVWRMALAEVDEIKGWNVKKDQR, from the coding sequence ATGGCAAACTCAGAGGCTGGAACAAGTAGTGATGTTGCACGAGTATCAGGAGGTGAGTACCAAGTGTTATTGAGTTTCAGAGGATCCGACACTCGTCATGGATTCACAGATTTCCTCTACCATGGCTTGGTAGATGCTGGAGTTTGTGTATTCAAGGAGGATGATGAACTCCCTATTGACAAAGTGATTGGCGAGAACCTTCTACATGTGATCAACAACTCCATGCtctacatacccatcttctctcaGACTTATGCTTCTAGTAAACGGTGCCTCCAAGAGCTTGCACTCATAGTAGAAAATGTCTCTAAATCCGAAGGTCAAAAAAGTATCATTCCTATTTTTCTTGATGTGGAACCTGAGGATGTTAAACTTAGGACTCCACTTTATAGCACTGCTTTTGAGAAACACAACGAGGACTTTCCTCAGGAAGCAGAGGTTTGGAGAATGGCTCTTGCGGAAGTTGATGAAATCAAAGGATGGAATGTGAAAAAGGATCAAAGGTAA